Proteins from one Pseudomonas bijieensis genomic window:
- a CDS encoding PrgH/EprH family type III secretion apparatus protein: MTVPTAPTLKPCVLRILNGPLQGCEFALGPGTSLFVVDAVEVLGDGARSASVPADAIFVPLEQGGCNFEVLADQATPDGLPLRLLGDSVEVRHCAFQARMQIGGLHIALRPDDQPWAPELLGHGPGASAKPTHFMKGRVALTRWIAGGLALVALFVAIGFWSTPGPAPETDIRALINGASAQVQVLRGRDQSVYVLVSSERDAGWSRQVLTRHNNLDGQVLMIDQERRRLEQVLVDHDPQLAWHFLDLKDPSVPRLLLSTQRNLLTPGKQAQLLDTLLAAAPYARDVVVQMQDDRLLADLAQGGLQRLSLAFSRVEHQDSVTFAVEGNLQDAELAAARQYVDDFYRQWGDRYVHFAVELKDDALKGKSFQTGPQGYVKTSPSSWFFSNKQSR, encoded by the coding sequence GTGACAGTCCCGACGGCCCCCACCCTAAAGCCCTGCGTCCTGCGGATCCTCAATGGTCCGTTGCAGGGCTGCGAATTTGCGCTAGGCCCAGGCACCAGCTTGTTCGTGGTCGATGCGGTGGAGGTGCTCGGGGATGGCGCACGTTCGGCCAGCGTTCCGGCGGATGCGATCTTCGTTCCCCTGGAACAAGGTGGATGCAATTTTGAGGTGCTGGCCGATCAGGCCACGCCGGACGGCCTGCCGCTGCGGCTGCTCGGCGATTCAGTGGAAGTGCGTCACTGTGCCTTTCAAGCCCGGATGCAGATTGGCGGCCTGCACATCGCCTTGCGTCCTGATGACCAGCCTTGGGCGCCGGAGCTTCTCGGCCATGGGCCCGGCGCTTCAGCCAAGCCAACCCATTTCATGAAGGGACGTGTCGCGTTGACGCGATGGATCGCTGGCGGTCTGGCGCTGGTGGCGCTGTTCGTTGCGATTGGCTTTTGGTCAACGCCGGGGCCCGCGCCGGAAACCGATATCCGTGCGCTGATCAATGGCGCCAGTGCCCAGGTTCAGGTGTTGCGCGGTCGTGATCAGTCGGTCTACGTCTTGGTGTCTTCCGAGCGTGATGCCGGTTGGAGTCGCCAGGTGTTGACCCGCCACAACAACCTGGACGGCCAGGTGCTGATGATCGACCAGGAGCGTCGCCGGCTGGAGCAGGTGCTGGTCGACCACGATCCGCAACTGGCCTGGCATTTCCTGGACCTCAAGGACCCGTCGGTGCCGCGACTGCTGCTCAGCACCCAACGCAATTTGCTGACGCCCGGCAAGCAAGCCCAACTGCTCGATACGTTGCTCGCGGCAGCACCTTATGCCCGCGACGTCGTGGTGCAGATGCAGGATGACAGGCTGCTCGCCGATCTCGCCCAGGGCGGTTTGCAGCGTCTTTCGCTGGCCTTCAGCCGGGTCGAACACCAGGACAGCGTAACGTTTGCCGTCGAGGGCAACCTGCAGGATGCCGAGCTGGCCGCCGCTCGCCAGTACGTCGACGATTTTTACCGGCAGTGGGGTGATCGCTATGTGCATTTCGCTGTCGAGCTCAAGGACGACGCGCTCAAGGGCAAGTCGTTTCAAACCGGCCCCCAGGGCTATGTCAAGACGAGTCCTTCGTCCTGGTTTTTTTCAAACAAGCAGAGCAGGTGA
- a CDS encoding secretion system protein, which yields MSDTEGLQQILAEPLAYLHPRRLVIPAGFEDAAARRLLNRIVLEGLELQGPWPSVPLTGVAKQWVRHWRQLPYIASLMGACRLRSELARGAALLDLPETVRRFARFNLGARERLPIESSPVSLEQVQAAGLNALWSWHGVVPSPLLERLDLQFCEPVVHLHRQWPVTKPDPTLFFLAVQHARLHPNPD from the coding sequence ATGTCGGACACTGAGGGGTTACAGCAGATCCTCGCCGAGCCGCTGGCTTATCTGCACCCTCGACGTCTAGTGATACCGGCGGGATTCGAGGATGCCGCGGCCCGAAGGCTGCTCAATCGCATCGTGCTCGAGGGGCTGGAGTTGCAAGGGCCATGGCCGTCTGTGCCACTGACCGGCGTGGCGAAACAATGGGTGCGTCATTGGCGACAACTGCCCTACATCGCCTCGCTGATGGGCGCCTGTCGCTTGCGGTCCGAACTGGCGCGCGGCGCAGCGCTGTTGGACTTGCCAGAGACGGTTCGCCGGTTCGCTCGCTTCAACCTGGGGGCTCGGGAGCGCCTGCCGATCGAATCTTCGCCGGTTTCGCTGGAGCAGGTACAAGCGGCCGGCCTCAACGCGTTGTGGAGCTGGCACGGGGTCGTCCCGTCCCCATTGCTCGAACGCCTGGACCTGCAATTCTGCGAGCCGGTCGTTCACCTGCACCGGCAATGGCCCGTCACGAAACCTGATCCAACCCTATTCTTTTTGGCGGTGCAGCATGCTCGACTCCATCCGAACCCTGACTGA
- a CDS encoding quinone-dependent dihydroorotate dehydrogenase has product MYTLARELLFKLSPETSHDLSLDLIGAGGRLGLNGLLCKAPAKLPVTVMGLEFPNPVGLAAGLDKNGAAIDGFAQLGFGFVEIGTVTPRPQPGNPKPRLFRLPQAEAIINRMGFNNLGVDHLLARVAAAKYKGVLGINIGKNFDTPVERAVDDYLICLDKVYAHASYVTVNVSSPNTPGLRSLQFGDSLKQLLADLAQRRAELALTHGRHVPLAIKIAPDMTDEETIQVAQALIETGMDAVIATNTTLGREGVEGLEHGDEAGGLSGAPVRDKSTHTVKVLADELAGRLPIIAAGGITEGRHAAEKITAGASLVQIYSGFIYKGPALIRESVDAIAALR; this is encoded by the coding sequence ATGTACACCCTGGCCCGTGAGCTGCTGTTCAAACTTTCCCCGGAAACCTCCCACGATCTGTCCCTGGACCTGATCGGCGCGGGCGGACGTTTGGGCCTCAACGGTTTGCTGTGCAAGGCGCCGGCGAAGTTACCGGTGACGGTCATGGGCCTGGAGTTTCCCAACCCGGTCGGGTTGGCGGCGGGCCTGGACAAGAATGGCGCGGCCATCGACGGGTTCGCCCAGCTGGGTTTCGGTTTTGTGGAGATCGGTACCGTTACCCCGCGTCCACAGCCCGGCAACCCCAAGCCACGGCTTTTCCGCCTGCCGCAAGCCGAGGCGATCATCAACCGCATGGGCTTCAACAACCTGGGCGTCGACCATTTGCTGGCCCGCGTAGCGGCGGCCAAGTACAAAGGCGTGCTGGGCATCAACATCGGCAAGAATTTCGACACCCCGGTGGAGCGTGCCGTCGACGACTATCTGATCTGCCTGGACAAGGTCTACGCCCATGCCAGCTATGTGACGGTCAACGTCAGCTCGCCGAACACTCCGGGCCTGCGCAGCCTGCAATTCGGTGATTCCCTCAAGCAACTGCTGGCCGACCTGGCCCAGCGTCGCGCGGAACTGGCATTGACCCACGGCCGGCATGTGCCACTGGCGATCAAGATCGCCCCGGACATGACCGACGAAGAGACCATTCAGGTGGCCCAGGCCCTGATCGAGACCGGCATGGACGCGGTGATCGCCACCAACACGACCCTGGGGCGCGAAGGTGTCGAAGGGCTGGAACACGGTGACGAGGCGGGTGGCTTGTCCGGTGCGCCGGTGCGTGACAAGAGCACCCACACCGTGAAAGTGCTGGCTGATGAGTTGGCAGGGCGTTTGCCGATCATTGCGGCGGGAGGCATCACCGAGGGCCGGCATGCCGCCGAGAAAATCACCGCCGGGGCGAGCCTGGTGCAGATTTATTCGGGTTTTATCTACAAAGGGCCGGCGCTGATTCGTGAATCAGTGGATGCGATTGCGGCGTTGCGTTGA
- a CDS encoding transglycosylase SLT domain-containing protein, with translation MRRRRSKWLCWPVCLGLGLGMAQAHAWCWSRAGQLHAIEPELLQAIADVESGQRPDAINHNRNGTRDIGLMQINSIHLPRLRARGITEQRLLDEPCLSVEVGASVLAEFIARHGYNWTAVGAYNAGNSPHRQAARLRYARKVWQRYRVLTQARQSAR, from the coding sequence ATGAGGCGGCGCAGGAGCAAATGGTTGTGCTGGCCGGTGTGTTTGGGCCTGGGGCTTGGAATGGCCCAGGCGCATGCCTGGTGCTGGAGCAGGGCGGGGCAGTTGCATGCCATCGAACCGGAACTGCTGCAAGCGATTGCCGATGTCGAATCCGGGCAGCGGCCAGATGCGATCAACCACAACCGCAATGGCACCCGCGATATCGGGTTGATGCAGATCAACAGCATTCATCTGCCTCGATTGCGTGCCCGAGGCATTACCGAGCAACGCCTGCTGGATGAGCCGTGCCTGTCGGTGGAGGTCGGTGCGTCGGTGCTGGCCGAGTTTATCGCCCGTCATGGCTACAACTGGACGGCGGTCGGTGCCTACAACGCTGGTAACTCACCCCATCGGCAAGCCGCGCGGCTTCGCTACGCGCGCAAAGTCTGGCAACGTTATCGAGTGCTCACCCAGGCTCGACAATCGGCGCGATGA
- a CDS encoding EscJ/YscJ/HrcJ family type III secretion inner membrane ring protein: MRPGLLWLLLCLALAGCRQPSLLEGLDQQQANEVLSVLQRNNIAAVKVDGGKAGYAVKIDQLDFSAAVDLLNLYSLPSRPRLQVAEMFPSDSLVASPRAEKARLYSALEQRIEQSLGVLEGVVSARVHVSYDLDAGEGGRKPAPIHLSALVLHERDIEAQLLITDIKRFLKNSFAAVEYENISVVLSKRSPTQHVAPSLAVPQGPSRWPWLFAVIGGVLLAGGAAWVFHQSNAGRRDVGH; this comes from the coding sequence TTGAGGCCTGGCCTGTTGTGGCTGCTGTTGTGCCTGGCGCTGGCGGGGTGTCGCCAGCCGAGCCTGCTGGAAGGGCTGGATCAGCAGCAGGCCAACGAAGTGCTTTCGGTGCTGCAACGCAACAACATCGCGGCAGTGAAAGTCGACGGCGGCAAAGCCGGCTACGCGGTGAAAATCGATCAGCTGGATTTTTCCGCCGCGGTCGATCTGCTCAACCTCTATTCCTTGCCGTCCCGGCCGCGCCTGCAAGTCGCCGAGATGTTCCCGTCCGACTCCCTGGTGGCTTCACCCCGCGCGGAAAAGGCCCGCTTGTATTCGGCATTGGAGCAGCGCATCGAACAGTCCTTGGGGGTACTCGAAGGCGTGGTTTCCGCACGGGTGCATGTCAGTTACGACCTCGACGCCGGCGAGGGTGGACGCAAGCCGGCGCCTATCCATCTTTCGGCGTTGGTGCTGCATGAGCGCGATATCGAAGCGCAATTGCTGATCACTGACATCAAGCGTTTCCTCAAGAACAGTTTTGCGGCGGTGGAGTACGAGAACATCTCGGTGGTGCTGTCCAAGCGTTCGCCGACCCAGCATGTCGCGCCGTCGCTGGCCGTACCGCAGGGACCGTCGCGCTGGCCTTGGTTGTTCGCCGTGATCGGCGGCGTGCTGCTGGCTGGCGGCGCAGCCTGGGTTTTCCATCAGTCAAACGCAGGGCGGCGCGATGTCGGACACTGA
- the sctI gene encoding type III secretion system inner rod subunit SctI: protein MSIQTISPSLIARSAFVELRGPQEGPIVSLESRLIEAFAGSAVDSAQDVSAINQLLQRPDITDPEVLTQLQELTGQYNVDINLLNVLVRKAVGTAETLLRAS, encoded by the coding sequence ATGTCCATCCAAACTATTTCCCCGTCGCTTATCGCGCGTTCAGCCTTCGTTGAATTGCGCGGCCCGCAGGAAGGCCCAATCGTTTCCCTGGAATCGCGCTTGATCGAAGCGTTTGCCGGTTCCGCCGTCGACAGTGCGCAAGACGTTTCGGCGATCAATCAACTGCTACAGCGCCCGGACATCACCGACCCTGAAGTGTTGACCCAGTTGCAGGAGTTGACCGGGCAATACAACGTCGACATCAACTTGCTCAACGTGCTGGTGCGCAAAGCGGTGGGCACGGCAGAAACTCTGTTGCGTGCGTCATGA
- the sctF gene encoding type III secretion system needle filament subunit SctF, translating to MAGIPIVFPEFPDDFLGEQAAAFERGAQSLKEALDKALDELKIDASDPGKLAAYQTAFSSYTVFRNAQTNTVKGFKDIDMAIIQAAR from the coding sequence ATGGCTGGTATCCCGATCGTGTTTCCCGAATTTCCCGATGACTTTCTCGGAGAGCAGGCCGCTGCGTTCGAGCGCGGCGCTCAGAGCCTCAAAGAGGCCCTGGATAAAGCCCTCGATGAGCTCAAAATCGATGCGTCGGACCCTGGAAAGCTCGCCGCCTACCAGACCGCATTTTCGTCCTACACGGTATTCCGAAATGCCCAGACCAACACGGTCAAGGGCTTCAAGGATATCGACATGGCGATCATCCAGGCGGCTCGCTGA
- a CDS encoding oxygen-regulated invasion protein OrgB → MLDSIRTLTDVPVGEDVHLAREDIAAARRRQALQREARRRARECVEQAQREAEAVQAQAFQQGYAEGVLRASGHLAEALLKTQTLAQQLRNGLAQAAGDLLAQALSRPEWLDEILERWLAEQTSDSGAVLHLLVPLHCRPRGQALRESVGRQWAGELILEYHPQDRYVLRLADQLLEFDVEATRERLAPRLLASLANLPETVRLLDQASRQALVDLCASFTDSTPAGLAEVRHED, encoded by the coding sequence ATGCTCGACTCCATCCGAACCCTGACTGATGTGCCCGTTGGCGAAGACGTGCACCTGGCCCGCGAAGACATCGCCGCCGCCCGTCGCCGTCAGGCCTTGCAGCGCGAGGCCCGGCGCCGGGCACGGGAATGTGTCGAACAGGCCCAGCGTGAGGCCGAGGCCGTGCAGGCGCAGGCGTTTCAACAGGGCTACGCCGAGGGCGTCCTGCGGGCGAGCGGGCATCTGGCCGAGGCTTTGCTTAAGACGCAAACCCTGGCACAGCAATTGCGCAACGGTCTGGCCCAGGCCGCCGGTGACCTGCTCGCCCAAGCCTTGAGTCGCCCCGAGTGGCTGGACGAAATACTGGAGCGTTGGCTGGCCGAGCAAACGAGCGACTCGGGCGCGGTCTTGCACCTGTTAGTGCCACTGCACTGTCGTCCGCGCGGCCAAGCGCTGCGTGAGAGCGTGGGCAGGCAATGGGCTGGCGAACTGATCCTGGAGTATCACCCGCAAGACCGCTATGTGCTGCGGCTGGCGGATCAACTGCTGGAGTTCGATGTCGAGGCGACCCGGGAACGGCTGGCGCCGCGGTTGTTGGCAAGCCTGGCCAACCTGCCGGAGACGGTGCGTTTGCTGGATCAGGCATCGAGACAGGCGCTGGTGGACCTGTGCGCCAGCTTCACCGATTCCACGCCCGCCGGCCTGGCCGAGGTTCGCCATGAAGATTGA